A segment of the Blastocatellia bacterium genome:
GACGAAGAATTTGCTGAGCTGAAGACCAACGGCATCAAGGTCAATTACTGCATTGTCTGTCCGCGCAAGCTCTGGCTCTACAGCCACGACATCCGCATGGAGCAGAGCAGCGAGCGCGTCGCCCTGGGCAAGTTGCTTCACGAACGCGCCTATCGAGAACAGCCTCGCCGTGAATTGCTCATTGATAACCTCATCAAGGTGGATCTTTTGGAAAGCGAAGGGAAGGTGCTCGAGGTGAAATATTCCCGGCGCATGAAGGAAGCAGCGCGGCTTCAGGTGCTCTACTATCTGTACTACTTGAAGCGGCTCGGCGTGACGGGCTTGACCGGGGAGCTGCGATTCCCCAAAGAGCGGCGGCGCGAGCCGGTTCATTTGACCGACGAGGCGGAGCAGGAAATCGAGGCGGTCTTGCGCGAGGTTCGTCGGATCGAGCAGCTTCCCGCGCCGCCCGCCGTAGCGTTCATGCCCATCTGTCGCTCCTGCGCATATATCGAGCTGTGCTGGGGATAAGAGGGCATCGAAATCGCCGTGGATTCGTTCGGTTTCACATGTAGCTCGCGTTTGAGGCGAGGAGATGGCGTGAAGTGCGCCGAATTTAAACCAGAGGAGAGGAATGGCACGGAGTTATTACATCTTCCAAAGCGGACGATTGCGGCGCAAAGGTAATACCCTTTATCTGGAAGGGGCAGATTCAGCACGCCCTTCTGGAAATGAGGAAGTTGATGGGGCCGTTGTCGAATCGGCCGACGCGAAAGAGATGGTGCTGCAGGATGGGGAGGGTTCTTCTCCAGCCGATGCGTTGGAGCATGAGACGAGAGGGGAGTCCGAATCCATGGAGTATGAAGACGAGGATTCATTTGCCCAGGTCTCACCCACTGACTCCCCACAACGCCGGATCATCCCGATTGAAGATGTCGCGGAGATCTTCCTCTTCGGCGAGATCACGCTGAACACGAAGCTCTTGAACTTCTTCGCGCAGAAGGCCATCCCCGTTCACGTCTTCAATTATTACGGGTTTTACAGCGGCTCGTACTATCCCCGTGAAACGAATGTCTCTGGGCATCTCTTAGTGAAACAGGTCGAGCATTACACCGACATGGCCAAGCGCTTGCGGATAGCGCGCGAGTTCGCGCGTGGGGCCTATCATCATTTGCATCGTAATCTGCTTTATTATCGAAATCGGGGAAAGGCTTTGGAAGATGCCGTTTGCGCTTTGGAACAAGAGGGAGAAGAGATCGAGCGCGCGGATTCGATTGCGGCGCTCATGGGGGCTGAAGGTCGCATGCGCGAGGTCTACTATCGTGCCTTCAATGAGATTCTCAATTTAGAGACGCCGTTTCTCAAGCGCGTGAAGCGACCGCCTGATAACCTCATTAATGCGCTCATCAGCTTCGGGAATTCACTCCTCTATGCGGCCGTGCTTTCGCAGATCTATCGGACGCCGCTCAATCCGACGATCTCCTATCTGCATGAGCCGGGGACGCGTCGGTTCTCCTTAGCGCTCGACATCGCCGAGATCTTCAAACCCATGATCGTGGACAAGATGATCTTCGCGCTGATCAATCGGCAGATGATTGGAGACGACGACCTCATACCGGAGGTGGGATTCGCCGCGTTGAAGGAGCGAGCGCGTAAGGTCGTCGTTCAAGAGTTCGAGGGCCGATTACAGACGACGGTGAAGCACCGACGATTGGGACGGCATGTCTCCTATCGCGGATTCATCCGATTGGAGTGTTACAAACTCGTGCGCCACTTGTTGGGGATCGAGCCCTATCAAGCGCTGCGAGCTTGGTGGTGAGGGGGGGAGTATGTACGTCGTTCTCGTTTACGATGTCGAGCAGGAGCGTGTTGGTAAGGTGTGTCAGTTCCTGCGTCGGTATCTGCATTGGGTGCAGAATTCGGCCTTCGAAGGGGAGTTGAGCGAAGCTCAGTTGGAGCGGGTGAAATTGGGCTTGAAGGGGTTGATTGATGAAGAACGGGATTCGATCTATCTCTACATCTTGCGCGACGCGCGATGGATGAGGAAAGAAGTCATCGGGAGGATCAAGGGCGACACGGAGAGTGTGATCTAGCGAGAGGATCAACCGGACATCTGGTGTGAACTCCTCCGCGCTAGGGATCTGCTGAAGTAAGTTTCCTGTGAGGCGGGACGAATCCGCATGAAGCTGTGGCTCAACCGGGGTGGTATCCATGCTACTGGCGATAGCAGCATCAACGGGACGGTCCTTACAATCGCATGTCGTGCGAGTGGAGCTTCCCGAGACGGCGGGGATTGTTTCTTAGAATCCCGCGCCGACGGTATCCACAGCGACTGGATAATTCGCCTCTTCGCTTGCGTTTGATGTAAAGGGACGCGCGACGAGTAACCTCTTACCGTGCCACCGTTGGTCATTGCGAGTGGCGATAGCGGTTCCTCGGGCGCGCGAGGATCGTGAGTGATTTCGCTCCCTGGGCATGGAGACTCCTCGGGAGCGCTTCATCCACGAAGTGGTCGCGAGCATGTTGACCAGCTTGCCAGCACGCCGACAGAGAGTCGTTCCCGCGTCGGCGATCGCTTTGACGGCGGCGACTTTCCTTAGCATGAGGGTGGGGACAGGCTGCCGGTCTTCTCAAGGCTGCTGAGCGTGACATCGGTGGGGGCGACCATCGCGTCTGCCGTCTTGATCGGGACAGTGAGCCCTTGCGCCCGGCATTTCCATTGCTGCGCCGCGTCGGCTGCGCGGCCGTTCCCTCGGCTCCTTGCGCACAATTTACGTGCGATGGTTTCCTACTGACGAAGGCGTCCGCGCGGCGTTCGCTGATCTAAAACCTCAAGCTCGCCTCGTTCACCGAACCGGCTTCAAATGCCGAAGCACTCCCCTGACCACCTCGACAACCAGCTCGACCAACTCCTGGCGCGTGAGCGTGATGATCTCATCGGATGAGGTAGGGAATGCTTGATTCGGCGGGCTGCAGGATGTCGGATCGGGAAAGGTCGTCCCCGCGCGCTCCCGAATTTGAAGGAGCTTTTGGACGGCTTCGGCCGAAAGCGGCTGTTCGCTTCCGAGGAGCTTCGCGACGAGCGTGATGCGCGCGAAATGCTCCAAGGTCTCCATTCGGAAGTAAGCCGTCTCGAGGTCTGGGCCGTAAGTGACGGCGCCATGATTGGCGAGAAGCAGGGCATTGTAATGTGGCACGTAGGGAGCGATCGCGGCCACAAGCTCTTGCGTTGAGGGCGTCCCGTAACCGGCCAAGGGAATGCATCCGAGTGTGAGCACGATTTCGGAGACGAGCGGTTTATCTAAACTCATGCCGGCGGCGGCGAATCCGGTTCCGCACGGGGGATGCGCATGGACAACGGCGTGGACGTCCGGACGCTTCTGGTAGATCTCCAAATGCATGGCTAGTTCGGAAGAGGGGGGGAGCGTTCCTTCGAGCTTCCGTCCTTCGGAATCTACGACGACGAGCATTTGGGGCGTGAGGAAGCCCTTGCAAACGCCGGTTGGCGTGGTCAGGATGCGACCTTCGGGCAAGCGCACGCTGATGTTGCCGTCGCTGGCGACGATATACCCACGCTCGTATAGGCGTCGCCCGATCTCGACGATCGCTTCGCGAAGGTTCCGCTCATCCATACCAGGAGCAAAATACGGCCAACGGGCTCGCATCGTCAAGGGGGTATTGGACCGATCCTTGCGAGGAACAAGCGCGGTTTGACGAATTTGAGGCGACATCGGTATAGTAATTCCCGCTGCATCAACCGTGTGGGGTCGAGACGAACGGAGATGATCGCGCATCTGCGAGGCACGCTCGTTCAGAAACAGCCGACATCCGTGGTCATAGACGTTCACGGTGTCGGTTATGAGGTGACGATCCCCCTCTCCACCTACTACGAATTGGGAGAGATCGGCTCCACGGTCTCGTTGCTCACCTACACCTACGTTCGTGAGGACACGCTCCAACTCTATGGCTTTCGCACGCCGATCGAGAAGGAACTCTTCTTGCGCTTGATCTCGGTCGCGGGTGTTGGTCCGAAGTTAGCGATCACGATCCTTTCGGGGCTGAGCGTGGATCAACTGATCCCGGCCATCCGCACGAATGATCTGGCCCGATTGACGGCGATCCCCGGCGTGGGACGGAAGACGGCGGAGCGATTGATCGTCGAGCTGCGCGACAAACTAGCAACGCTCACGACGAAAGAAGCGGAGTTGGCGTATCAAGCAACGGCTGAGGCGGGGGCGGCGGATGAAGCCGTCAAGCGCGATGTCATCTCGGCGCTCCTCAATCTCGGTTATCCACGACCGCTCGCGGAGAAGACGGTGGCGGCCGTCTTAGCCAGTGAGAGCGATCACTCGACGGAGTGGATTTTGAAGCAGTCGTTGAAACGACTCTTTCGGTAAGTGCCGGATCCGTCCTTGGCCTCTCGTGTCGAACTCGCGCTTCCTCACGCTTCCGAAACAGAAGGGAGCGACCACACTCCTGGAATTGGCGTGTGACAGCGCGGGCACGCGCCATCCTCCAGATTCACTTGGAGAATACGAAACCCATAGCGTTCGATCAGGAGCATCCGACATTGCGGACAATATGTGTTCTCGAAGGGACCGACCATGCCCGGCAGATTCCCCGCGTACACATAGCGAAGCCCCTCTTGATATCCGATCTCGGCCGCGCGAATGAGCGTCTCAGGCGAAGTGTTCTCCGGATCCGTCATCTTGTAATCCTTGTGGAAAGCGGTTACGTGCCATGGAATGTCCGGCGAGATCGAGGCGATGAATTGCGCGATGTCGCGCAATTCCGCATCGGAATCGTTGAAGCCGGGGACGACGAGGGTGACGATCTCCATCCAGAACCCTCGCTCGAAGACCAGGCGACACGTCTCCAAGACGCTCTTCAACGTGCCGCCGAGTCGGCGATAGTTCCGATCGTTGAACGTCTTCAGATCAATCTTGTAGAGATCGGTCCAAGGGCGAAGGTAATCGAGGACTTCCGGCGTGGCGTTCCCATTGGAGACGTATCCGGTCAAGAGGCCCGCGCGCTTCGCTTCTTTGAAGACCATGATGGCCCATTCGCTCGTGATGAGGGGCTCGTTGTAGCTGCTGATGACCGAATCGGCGCGGTAGCGGCGCGCCAGCGCGATCATTTCGCGCGCCGTGATCGCTTGTGGCGGAGCTCCAGCGAGAGGATCGCGAAGGGCTTGACTCGTCAGCCAGTTTTGGCAATAAGCGCAGTGGAGATCGCAGCCGAGCATACCGAAGGTGAGCGCGCGGGAGCCCGGACGCACGTGGAAGAAGGGTTTCTTCTCGATCGGATCGCATTGGAGGGCGACGACGTAGTTGGCGGGGACGTAAAGCGTGCCGCCTTCGTTATAGCGCACCTTGCAAATGCCTTCCAATCCGGGTAGGATCACGCAGCGATGGCCGCAAGCGAAGCAGCGCACCTTCCCTTCGGGGAGGCGTTCGTACAATTCCCCGGGAATGGCGAACTGCTTCAGGACCTCTTCTAAGGTGAGGACTGAGATCGGCCTCTCGCGCGCCATGTTCATCTCCCTCGTATGCCCGTGCACAATTATGGCACAGATGGGGGGAAGAAAGATAGGGACCGTCCGCCTTGTCCTCAGGGGTCTCCACGTTGGCGTGGAGACCCCGTATTGCGCGCGCTAGAACTTCTCAGCGACGGATTTCGCTTGGAGGAAGAGGAGCAAGTAATCGCGGCCACCGGCTTTGGAGTCCGTGCCGGACATATTGAAGCCTCCGAAGGGATGCACGTCCACGAGCGCGCCGGTGATCTTGCGATTGATGTAAAGGTTGCCTACGTGGAATTCCCGACGCGCGCGCTCGATATGCTCGCGCGTGCGGCTATAGACGCCGCCGGTCAAGCCGTAGACGGTCCCGTTGGCGATCTCCAAGGCATGATCGAAATCTCGGGCGCGCAGGCAAGCAAGGACTGGCCCGAAGATCTCCTCCTGCGCGATTCGCGCTGAGGGTGAGACATCGCCAAAGATCGTCGGAGCAATGAACCATCCGTTGCCGACTTCTTCGAGGGCGTGTCCACCGAGCAGCAGCTTGCCCTCGCTCTTTCCGATCTCGATGTAGCCGAGGATGGACTGGTAAGCCGATTGGCTGACGACGGGGCCCATCCAATTGGCCGGATCTTTGGTCGGTCCAACGGTAATCTTTTGCGCGCGTTCGATCACTTTCTCAACGCCCGCTTCATAGACGTCTTCCAGGAAGATGGCTCGCGAACACGCCGAGCATTTTTGCCCTGAGTAGCCGTAGGCGGAGATCACAATCCCTTCGGCCGCAGCATCGAGATCGGCCGAACTATCCACGATGATGGCGTTTTTGCCGCCCATT
Coding sequences within it:
- the cas2 gene encoding CRISPR-associated endonuclease Cas2; its protein translation is MYVVLVYDVEQERVGKVCQFLRRYLHWVQNSAFEGELSEAQLERVKLGLKGLIDEERDSIYLYILRDARWMRKEVIGRIKGDTESVI
- the amrS gene encoding AmmeMemoRadiSam system radical SAM enzyme; its protein translation is MARERPISVLTLEEVLKQFAIPGELYERLPEGKVRCFACGHRCVILPGLEGICKVRYNEGGTLYVPANYVVALQCDPIEKKPFFHVRPGSRALTFGMLGCDLHCAYCQNWLTSQALRDPLAGAPPQAITAREMIALARRYRADSVISSYNEPLITSEWAIMVFKEAKRAGLLTGYVSNGNATPEVLDYLRPWTDLYKIDLKTFNDRNYRRLGGTLKSVLETCRLVFERGFWMEIVTLVVPGFNDSDAELRDIAQFIASISPDIPWHVTAFHKDYKMTDPENTSPETLIRAAEIGYQEGLRYVYAGNLPGMVGPFENTYCPQCRMLLIERYGFRILQVNLEDGACPRCHTPIPGVWSLPSVSEA
- the cas1b gene encoding type I-B CRISPR-associated endonuclease Cas1b: MARSYYIFQSGRLRRKGNTLYLEGADSARPSGNEEVDGAVVESADAKEMVLQDGEGSSPADALEHETRGESESMEYEDEDSFAQVSPTDSPQRRIIPIEDVAEIFLFGEITLNTKLLNFFAQKAIPVHVFNYYGFYSGSYYPRETNVSGHLLVKQVEHYTDMAKRLRIAREFARGAYHHLHRNLLYYRNRGKALEDAVCALEQEGEEIERADSIAALMGAEGRMREVYYRAFNEILNLETPFLKRVKRPPDNLINALISFGNSLLYAAVLSQIYRTPLNPTISYLHEPGTRRFSLALDIAEIFKPMIVDKMIFALINRQMIGDDDLIPEVGFAALKERARKVVVQEFEGRLQTTVKHRRLGRHVSYRGFIRLECYKLVRHLLGIEPYQALRAWW
- the cas4 gene encoding CRISPR-associated protein Cas4; its protein translation is DEEFAELKTNGIKVNYCIVCPRKLWLYSHDIRMEQSSERVALGKLLHERAYREQPRRELLIDNLIKVDLLESEGKVLEVKYSRRMKEAARLQVLYYLYYLKRLGVTGLTGELRFPKERRREPVHLTDEAEQEIEAVLREVRRIEQLPAPPAVAFMPICRSCAYIELCWG
- a CDS encoding class II aldolase/adducin family protein, with translation MDERNLREAIVEIGRRLYERGYIVASDGNISVRLPEGRILTTPTGVCKGFLTPQMLVVVDSEGRKLEGTLPPSSELAMHLEIYQKRPDVHAVVHAHPPCGTGFAAAGMSLDKPLVSEIVLTLGCIPLAGYGTPSTQELVAAIAPYVPHYNALLLANHGAVTYGPDLETAYFRMETLEHFARITLVAKLLGSEQPLSAEAVQKLLQIRERAGTTFPDPTSCSPPNQAFPTSSDEIITLTRQELVELVVEVVRGVLRHLKPVR
- the ruvA gene encoding Holliday junction branch migration protein RuvA, whose product is MIAHLRGTLVQKQPTSVVIDVHGVGYEVTIPLSTYYELGEIGSTVSLLTYTYVREDTLQLYGFRTPIEKELFLRLISVAGVGPKLAITILSGLSVDQLIPAIRTNDLARLTAIPGVGRKTAERLIVELRDKLATLTTKEAELAYQATAEAGAADEAVKRDVISALLNLGYPRPLAEKTVAAVLASESDHSTEWILKQSLKRLFR